A DNA window from Polynucleobacter sp. AP-Titi-500A-B4 contains the following coding sequences:
- a CDS encoding rhodanese-like domain-containing protein encodes MKLKIGYQALIEGAMAQIKTVSLEQAQDFMSDANTVFVDIRDVRELEREGMIPNALHAPRGMLEFWVDPDSPYYKPIFGEGKRLVLYCASAWRSALATETLQRMGVPNVCHLEGGFSSWKKAGLPTVEKISKPHQN; translated from the coding sequence GTGAAATTAAAGATTGGATATCAAGCCCTTATTGAAGGGGCTATGGCACAAATAAAAACTGTTTCGCTGGAGCAGGCACAAGACTTTATGTCGGACGCCAATACCGTGTTTGTCGATATTCGTGATGTAAGGGAGCTCGAGCGAGAAGGCATGATTCCTAATGCCTTGCATGCTCCTCGGGGGATGCTGGAATTTTGGGTGGATCCCGATAGCCCTTATTACAAACCGATATTTGGCGAAGGCAAACGTTTGGTTCTATATTGTGCATCTGCCTGGCGTTCTGCCTTAGCAACTGAGACCTTGCAAAGAATGGGAGTACCTAATGTGTGTCACTTGGAGGGTGGATTCAGCTCCTGGAAGAAAGCTGGTTTACCAACTGTAGAAAAAATTAGCAAGCCGCATCAAAATTAA
- a CDS encoding Rap1a/Tai family immunity protein — translation MKKVLVFLAAFAAFSGLVQAQPASNVKVLSTQELVNVCKLPASPESRSFCVGYSTAIYDTYLATRHPQRAKPFICVKQPAPSRDEVIADFVKFGQENQQTADKPAAGVFLGFLAARFPCARK, via the coding sequence ATGAAGAAAGTCCTCGTTTTTTTAGCTGCTTTTGCAGCATTTTCTGGCCTAGTACAGGCTCAACCCGCTAGCAATGTGAAGGTTCTCAGCACCCAAGAACTGGTCAATGTTTGCAAATTACCTGCAAGTCCAGAATCTCGTAGTTTCTGCGTTGGCTACTCCACAGCAATTTATGACACCTACCTTGCAACACGTCATCCACAACGTGCAAAACCTTTTATTTGCGTTAAGCAACCCGCTCCATCACGCGATGAAGTGATTGCTGATTTCGTGAAATTCGGACAAGAAAATCAACAAACTGCTGATAAACCAGCGGCTGGTGTGTTTTTAGGTTTCTTGGCGGCACGTTTTCCTTGCGCCAGAAAATAA
- the gmhB gene encoding D-glycero-beta-D-manno-heptose 1,7-bisphosphate 7-phosphatase: protein MSTSSSKLIILDRDGVINEDRDDYVKSVDEWVPLPGSLEAIARLNQAGYQIAIATNQSGLARGYFTITELHAMHSKLEKLLQPLGGNIDSIFFCPHTDAHACDCRKPAPGLMKEIALRYKRTNSTQPLLGVPIVGDSLRDLQAGIVLGASPHLVLTGKGQNTLAKGGLPEGTQIHADLMAFATSLLENQA, encoded by the coding sequence ATGAGCACCAGCTCTTCTAAACTCATTATTCTCGATCGCGATGGCGTGATCAACGAAGATCGCGATGATTACGTTAAATCTGTAGATGAGTGGGTACCACTACCAGGTAGCCTCGAGGCTATCGCCCGCCTCAACCAAGCAGGCTATCAAATTGCCATTGCCACTAATCAATCTGGATTGGCGCGTGGGTATTTCACTATTACTGAATTACACGCAATGCACAGCAAACTGGAAAAGTTGCTGCAGCCCTTAGGCGGAAATATTGATAGTATTTTCTTTTGCCCGCATACAGATGCTCATGCATGTGATTGCCGCAAACCAGCACCCGGCCTTATGAAAGAGATTGCCCTGCGTTACAAAAGAACGAATAGCACCCAACCTTTGTTAGGCGTTCCAATAGTGGGAGATTCTCTACGTGACCTTCAAGCGGGAATAGTACTAGGAGCATCGCCTCATTTGGTACTGACTGGCAAAGGTCAAAATACGCTTGCCAAAGGTGGACTGCCCGAGGGGACTCAGATTCATGCTGATCTCATGGCTTTTGCAACTTCACTGCTAGAAAACCAAGCCTAG
- the miaB gene encoding tRNA (N6-isopentenyl adenosine(37)-C2)-methylthiotransferase MiaB gives MKKLYIKTFGCQMNEYDSGKMADLLHADEGMVITDSPEDADVVLLNTCSIREKAEDKVFSDLGRLRELKKTKPDLLIGVGGCVASQEGQQIVSRAPYVDVVFGPQTLHRLSDLLAQRRKTGISQVDISFPEIEKFDHLPASRQTRGSAYVSIMEGCSKYCSYCVVPYTRGEEVSRPFDDVLTEVAGLASKGVKEIVLLGQNVNAYLGKMGNTEEIADFALLIEYIAEIPGVERIRFTTSHPKEFTQRLIDVYAKVPKLVSHLHLPVQHGSDSMLSAMKRGYTALEYKSIIRKMRAVRPDLTLSSDFIVGFPGETEADFEKLLKMVRELEFDNSFCFIFSPRPGTPAANLSDDTPYEVKLKRLQTLLAVVEGQANQISQKMLGNTEKVLIEGLAKDGINLQGRAENNRVIHFTAPDQDIEPLIGKMVDIRITEVLNYTLRGELAEAHAN, from the coding sequence ATGAAAAAGCTCTATATCAAAACCTTTGGCTGTCAAATGAACGAGTACGACTCGGGCAAGATGGCAGACCTCCTCCATGCTGATGAAGGCATGGTCATAACAGACTCCCCTGAAGATGCAGATGTAGTCTTATTAAACACCTGCTCCATTCGCGAAAAGGCTGAAGACAAAGTCTTTTCTGATCTGGGTCGGCTGCGTGAGCTCAAAAAAACAAAACCCGATTTACTGATTGGTGTTGGTGGCTGCGTAGCTAGCCAAGAAGGTCAGCAGATCGTCAGTCGCGCGCCTTATGTTGATGTAGTGTTTGGTCCGCAAACATTACATCGATTGAGTGACCTCCTTGCACAACGTCGCAAGACAGGCATCTCGCAAGTGGATATTTCTTTTCCGGAGATAGAAAAATTTGATCATCTGCCTGCATCACGCCAAACGCGTGGTTCAGCCTATGTGTCCATCATGGAAGGCTGTTCAAAGTATTGCAGCTATTGCGTCGTTCCCTACACTCGAGGCGAAGAAGTTTCCAGGCCTTTTGATGATGTGCTCACCGAAGTTGCCGGTCTTGCCAGCAAAGGCGTTAAAGAAATTGTGCTACTTGGTCAGAACGTCAACGCCTATCTTGGCAAAATGGGAAATACTGAAGAGATAGCAGATTTTGCACTTCTCATTGAATATATTGCAGAGATTCCGGGGGTGGAACGTATTCGCTTTACAACCAGTCACCCTAAAGAATTTACACAGCGCTTAATCGATGTATATGCCAAAGTCCCAAAGTTAGTCAGCCATCTGCACCTACCAGTACAGCACGGCTCGGACTCGATGTTATCTGCAATGAAACGAGGCTATACAGCCTTGGAATACAAAAGCATTATTCGAAAAATGCGTGCTGTTCGCCCTGATCTGACCCTGTCGAGCGATTTCATTGTGGGCTTCCCAGGTGAAACAGAGGCTGACTTTGAAAAACTCTTAAAGATGGTTCGCGAGCTGGAATTTGACAATAGCTTTTGCTTCATCTTTAGTCCACGGCCCGGCACCCCAGCAGCAAACTTAAGTGATGACACTCCCTATGAGGTCAAACTGAAGCGCCTGCAAACTTTATTGGCTGTGGTCGAAGGCCAAGCTAATCAAATTAGCCAAAAAATGTTGGGCAATACAGAGAAGGTTTTAATTGAAGGGTTGGCAAAGGACGGAATTAATTTACAAGGTCGAGCTGAAAATAATCGCGTGATTCATTTCACTGCCCCAGATCAAGATATAGAGCCTTTGATTGGCAAGATGGTCGACATCCGCATTACTGAAGTCCTCAACTACACCCTTAGAGGTGAACTAGCAGAAGCTCATGCAAACTAA
- the glyQ gene encoding glycine--tRNA ligase subunit alpha has translation MLTFQQIILKLQDYWDQQGCALLQPIDLEVGAGTSHTATFLRAIGPEPWKAAYVQPSRRPKDGRYGENPNRLQHYYQYQVVLKPAPENILELYLGSLAALGLDLKENDIRFVEDDWENPTLGAWGLGWEVWLNGMEVTQFTYFQQVGGLDCKPVLGEITYGIERLAMYIQNCSNVYDLVWADGISYGDVYHQNEVEQSCYNFEHSNTDLLFTNFSNYESEAKRLMEVPLALPAYEMVLKAAHTFNLLDARGAISVTERAAYIGRIRNLSRAVAQAYFESREKLGFPMCQRQPKV, from the coding sequence ATGCTTACTTTTCAGCAAATCATTCTCAAACTTCAAGATTATTGGGACCAACAAGGTTGTGCCCTATTGCAGCCCATCGACCTCGAGGTAGGCGCAGGCACATCCCATACCGCCACCTTCCTACGAGCAATTGGACCTGAACCTTGGAAAGCGGCTTATGTTCAGCCATCACGCAGACCCAAAGATGGTCGCTATGGTGAGAACCCAAATCGCCTACAACACTACTATCAATATCAAGTTGTTCTTAAGCCTGCCCCAGAAAATATTCTTGAGCTCTATCTAGGATCTTTAGCTGCTCTCGGTCTTGACCTCAAAGAGAATGACATTCGCTTTGTTGAGGATGATTGGGAAAACCCAACCTTAGGCGCATGGGGTCTAGGCTGGGAAGTTTGGCTCAATGGTATGGAAGTGACCCAATTCACTTACTTTCAGCAAGTCGGTGGTTTAGATTGCAAACCTGTCTTAGGCGAAATCACATACGGCATCGAACGATTAGCAATGTACATTCAAAATTGTTCAAACGTATATGACCTCGTTTGGGCGGATGGCATTTCTTATGGTGACGTCTATCACCAGAACGAAGTAGAACAGTCTTGCTATAACTTCGAACACTCGAACACCGATCTTCTATTTACAAACTTCAGTAATTATGAAAGTGAAGCAAAGCGTTTAATGGAAGTGCCTTTGGCATTACCAGCTTATGAGATGGTTCTCAAAGCTGCCCACACCTTTAACCTATTAGATGCACGTGGTGCCATCTCTGTGACTGAGCGTGCCGCCTATATTGGTCGCATTCGCAACCTATCGCGTGCAGTTGCCCAAGCTTATTTTGAATCCCGTGAGAAGCTTGGCTTTCCTATGTGTCAACGGCAACCTAAAGTATGA
- the lnt gene encoding apolipoprotein N-acyltransferase encodes MVDQQSPKGMNALALLILFILGALLAGATELSYGGWIQIPILALVWWRLNLQHSSKLQTHFVSGLTFGIGYFVIGLWWLYISLHDVGGMHPLLSCAAVFLLSAYMAFYFSVATLAISLFRKTRVTGLLLAASWVVMEFLRSYIFTGFPWMGLAESQINGPFAPIAPLFGGLACTFLVVWISWELFQLKNRAIFSAAIMICVIGITQLTGLISFTKPFGDPISIRLIQGNFEQTLKFNPQAIAQQIDFYVSQIKKESANLIVIPETAFPWPQNNLPPGLLNYLQDYSNTSSSNLLVGLIGEVPSSKGMQYTNRVTGLSPNTPAYQYDKAHLVPFGEFIPPGFHWFINAFNVPLSDFARGSLDQAPFSIVRKNQDAVRAAITICYEDVFGGELASRINLSNEPVNLLINMTNLAWFGQSQAPTQQLRLSQLRSLETGLPALRATNTGITSVLGPDGKVLQSLPEFTQASLSTQVQAYAGKTPYVIWGNFPILSISCLLLIWGFIRQRRF; translated from the coding sequence TTGGTTGATCAGCAATCTCCTAAAGGTATGAATGCATTAGCGCTACTAATACTTTTTATATTAGGTGCATTACTGGCTGGTGCTACAGAGCTTAGTTATGGCGGCTGGATACAAATTCCCATCTTGGCTTTGGTTTGGTGGCGTTTAAATCTTCAGCACTCTTCAAAACTTCAAACGCATTTTGTATCCGGTCTCACGTTTGGCATTGGATATTTTGTTATTGGCCTATGGTGGCTGTATATCAGCCTACACGATGTTGGTGGTATGCACCCCCTGCTCTCGTGCGCCGCAGTATTTCTATTGTCGGCATATATGGCGTTCTACTTTTCTGTAGCAACCCTGGCAATTTCACTATTTAGAAAAACGCGGGTGACCGGACTGTTATTGGCTGCCAGTTGGGTTGTGATGGAATTCCTGCGCAGTTATATTTTTACCGGTTTTCCTTGGATGGGTCTTGCAGAATCCCAGATCAATGGGCCTTTTGCCCCAATTGCGCCGCTGTTTGGTGGCTTAGCATGCACCTTCTTGGTTGTGTGGATTTCTTGGGAGTTATTCCAACTGAAGAATCGTGCCATCTTCAGTGCTGCCATCATGATTTGTGTCATTGGCATTACTCAACTGACTGGGCTAATCAGCTTTACTAAACCTTTTGGCGATCCTATTAGCATTCGCCTTATTCAAGGAAACTTTGAGCAAACACTAAAATTTAATCCACAGGCCATTGCTCAGCAAATCGATTTTTATGTATCGCAAATCAAAAAAGAGTCTGCAAATCTCATCGTCATTCCTGAGACTGCTTTTCCTTGGCCTCAAAATAATTTGCCGCCTGGCCTGCTCAACTACTTACAGGATTATTCCAATACCAGTTCAAGCAATCTACTGGTTGGCCTTATTGGTGAAGTCCCCAGCAGCAAAGGCATGCAATATACCAATCGAGTAACTGGACTGTCGCCGAATACGCCTGCATATCAATACGACAAAGCACACTTAGTTCCTTTTGGCGAATTTATACCGCCCGGATTCCATTGGTTTATCAACGCCTTTAATGTTCCTTTAAGTGACTTTGCACGCGGCAGTCTTGATCAAGCACCTTTTAGCATCGTTCGGAAAAATCAAGATGCAGTTCGCGCTGCCATCACGATTTGTTATGAAGATGTATTTGGTGGTGAATTAGCTTCTCGTATCAATCTCAGCAATGAACCTGTCAATCTCTTAATTAATATGACCAACCTGGCATGGTTTGGTCAATCTCAGGCACCTACCCAACAATTGCGACTATCGCAATTACGCTCGCTTGAAACAGGACTGCCAGCTTTACGCGCTACTAATACTGGAATTACCTCCGTCTTAGGTCCCGATGGAAAGGTGTTGCAATCTCTTCCAGAATTTACCCAAGCAAGCCTAAGCACCCAAGTGCAGGCTTATGCTGGAAAAACCCCATATGTTATTTGGGGAAATTTCCCGATTTTGAGTATTTCTTGCTTACTGCTGATCTGGGGCTTTATTCGCCAAAGACGTTTTTAG
- a CDS encoding OsmC family protein codes for MMRKVVSQFGEGPLQQKLSTGDLHFLSDAYSTNGGNGTGPTPHEYLGAALAACTSMTLKMYASRKSMNLENAVVTVDIERVNDVETFTREIQLQGSLSAEEKERLIEIANKCPIHKALAGEIQIKTQLVT; via the coding sequence ATGATGAGAAAAGTGGTATCGCAGTTTGGTGAAGGCCCATTGCAGCAAAAACTTAGCACAGGCGATTTGCATTTTTTATCTGATGCTTACAGTACAAACGGCGGCAATGGCACTGGACCAACTCCACATGAGTACCTTGGCGCTGCATTGGCAGCCTGCACGAGTATGACCCTCAAAATGTATGCTAGTCGTAAGTCGATGAATCTAGAGAACGCAGTAGTGACCGTTGATATTGAGCGAGTGAATGATGTTGAAACATTTACGCGCGAGATTCAGTTGCAAGGTAGCCTGAGCGCAGAAGAAAAAGAGCGCTTAATCGAGATCGCTAATAAGTGCCCAATTCATAAGGCGTTGGCTGGTGAGATCCAAATAAAAACCCAGCTTGTAACTTAA
- the ybeY gene encoding rRNA maturation RNase YbeY, with translation MQTKIKPKTSKLEVDIQYASPAIESALSKAASSTLIKKWVKASAHGAGLLTLRFVNAAEGKKLNAEFRKKDYATNVLTFPYERSKTSFAADIIFCLPVIQKEAKAQEKSLKAHLAHLVIHGCLHAQGFDHESSKDAKKMEALEISLLKTLGFTNPYLER, from the coding sequence ATGCAAACTAAGATCAAACCAAAGACTTCCAAACTTGAAGTCGATATTCAATACGCAAGTCCTGCTATTGAATCGGCCCTAAGTAAGGCAGCATCATCGACGCTCATTAAAAAATGGGTTAAAGCAAGTGCTCATGGCGCAGGATTACTGACACTACGCTTTGTGAATGCCGCAGAAGGCAAGAAATTGAACGCTGAATTCCGCAAGAAAGATTACGCAACCAATGTTTTAACTTTTCCCTATGAGCGCTCAAAGACTAGCTTCGCAGCGGACATTATTTTTTGCTTGCCGGTAATTCAGAAAGAAGCGAAAGCACAAGAAAAGTCTTTAAAAGCCCACTTAGCGCATTTAGTCATTCATGGCTGCCTCCATGCTCAGGGATTCGATCATGAGTCATCCAAAGATGCAAAAAAGATGGAAGCCCTGGAAATCAGCCTTCTGAAAACATTGGGATTTACCAATCCGTATTTAGAGCGCTAA
- a CDS encoding HlyC/CorC family transporter — protein MPDPKSLLDRLADFLSPQPTSPSERRQELIETLREAQTEGLIDADALSMIEGVFQVGQLCARDILVPRAQIDWIDINQSLPEIIKSVIEAAHSRFPVFEGSRDNVIGILLAKDLLRHATEKDFQVRDWLRPAVFIPESKRLSVLLRDFKDNRNHLAVVVDEYSGIAGIITIEDVLEQIVGDIEDEHDIDEEADNLISLDNGDIRVKGITELEQFNEALGTHFAEEDIETVAGLVIQHVGRVPKMGELIEIDGIEFEVQRADPRQIHILLARQKTKKTD, from the coding sequence ATGCCTGACCCCAAATCCCTGTTAGATCGACTAGCTGACTTTTTATCACCCCAGCCCACTAGTCCCAGCGAACGACGCCAAGAGCTTATTGAAACTCTGCGCGAGGCTCAAACTGAAGGCTTAATCGATGCCGATGCCCTCTCCATGATTGAGGGTGTTTTTCAAGTCGGTCAATTGTGCGCACGGGATATTTTGGTACCGCGCGCTCAAATTGATTGGATCGATATCAATCAATCTTTACCCGAAATTATCAAGAGCGTGATCGAAGCTGCTCACTCACGCTTTCCTGTTTTTGAAGGATCACGCGACAATGTCATTGGCATCCTTTTAGCCAAAGACTTATTGCGACATGCAACTGAAAAAGATTTTCAAGTTCGTGATTGGCTACGTCCAGCCGTCTTTATTCCTGAGTCCAAACGCTTAAGCGTATTGTTACGAGACTTTAAAGATAATCGAAATCACCTTGCCGTAGTGGTGGATGAATATAGCGGCATAGCCGGCATCATCACCATTGAAGATGTACTAGAACAAATTGTTGGGGATATTGAAGATGAGCATGATATTGATGAAGAGGCCGATAATCTCATCTCGCTTGACAATGGTGACATCCGCGTAAAAGGCATCACTGAACTAGAGCAATTCAATGAAGCACTTGGTACACACTTTGCTGAAGAAGATATCGAAACCGTTGCCGGTCTTGTGATTCAACATGTTGGGCGGGTTCCCAAGATGGGTGAGTTGATTGAGATCGACGGCATAGAATTCGAAGTGCAACGCGCTGATCCTCGACAAATTCACATATTGCTTGCGCGACAAAAAACGAAAAAAACAGACTAA
- the glyS gene encoding glycine--tRNA ligase subunit beta, with amino-acid sequence MSTSHSNSQSANLLIEVFTEELPPKSLRRLGEAFSEGIFNALKSANLATESSTVTSFATPRRLAVQVSNVLGQAEDYPVREKLLPTSIAYDAEGKATPPLLKKLAALGYADIDLSSLEKAGEGKNEALYLNVVAKGAALEQTAQTALEQTLNKLPIAKMMHYQVQQKDGQLADVQFARPAHRIIALHGNTVLNISSLGIVAGNQTEGHRFLAPGTITLSAADHYENDLQSKAKVIPSFNKRRAQIEAALLKAAGDDLVLMPDSLLDEVTALVEWPAVYECQFDQEFLEVPQECLILTMQTNQKYFALTDQHGKLRNRFLIVSNIETATPSAIISGNERVVRPRLSDARFFFQQDQKRPLASRVADLGKVVYHNQLGNQLDRTQRVQGIATGIAKKLQADEKLASRAAEIAKTDLLTDMVGEFPELQGIMGSYYATHDGENAEVAAACSEHYMPRFAGDTLPKSQAGTILAIADKLETLVGIWGVGLAPTGDKDPYALRRHALGICRLLLEKNLSLSLPDLIELARSQFSQKDVQEKANAADIYEFIIDRLRAYLRDQSIAGKPFTSAEIDAVLSQSPAQINDLIERLNALREFNVLPQAAQLAAANKRISNILKKTTTAIPIGCSNKLLQIPAEIALHQALEQVTPALNAAYDKRQFVELLKALVALSEPIDQFFADVMVMDPNPELRDNRLALLQQLHQKMNLVADLGKLA; translated from the coding sequence ATGAGCACATCACATTCAAACTCTCAATCAGCCAACTTATTGATTGAAGTCTTTACAGAAGAATTGCCTCCTAAATCCTTGCGTCGTCTTGGCGAAGCTTTTAGCGAAGGTATTTTTAATGCTCTGAAGTCTGCCAACTTAGCAACAGAATCATCCACTGTTACTAGCTTCGCCACTCCGCGCCGTTTAGCCGTTCAAGTGAGTAATGTACTCGGTCAAGCAGAAGATTATCCCGTTAGAGAGAAGCTTCTCCCTACTAGTATTGCTTATGACGCTGAAGGTAAAGCTACCCCTCCGCTACTCAAAAAATTAGCGGCACTTGGTTATGCAGATATTGATTTATCAAGCCTAGAAAAGGCAGGCGAAGGTAAGAATGAAGCACTCTATCTCAATGTGGTGGCTAAAGGCGCCGCCCTTGAGCAAACGGCTCAAACTGCCCTTGAGCAAACACTGAATAAATTACCGATTGCCAAAATGATGCATTACCAGGTGCAACAGAAGGATGGTCAATTAGCGGATGTTCAATTTGCCCGCCCAGCCCATCGCATTATTGCTTTGCATGGCAACACCGTTCTCAACATTAGCAGTCTTGGTATTGTCGCCGGCAATCAAACTGAGGGTCATCGTTTCTTGGCGCCTGGCACCATAACCCTGAGCGCCGCAGATCATTATGAAAATGATCTTCAAAGCAAGGCTAAGGTTATCCCGAGCTTTAATAAACGCCGCGCCCAAATTGAGGCCGCTCTGCTAAAGGCTGCTGGCGATGATCTGGTCTTAATGCCTGATAGCCTTTTGGATGAAGTAACAGCACTCGTTGAATGGCCAGCTGTTTATGAATGCCAGTTTGATCAAGAATTCTTAGAAGTTCCCCAAGAATGCTTGATTCTCACCATGCAGACGAATCAAAAATACTTTGCGTTGACGGATCAACATGGCAAATTACGCAATCGCTTTTTGATTGTTTCCAATATTGAGACCGCTACACCAAGTGCCATTATTTCTGGTAATGAGCGTGTTGTACGCCCACGTCTTTCGGATGCGCGTTTTTTCTTCCAACAAGATCAAAAGCGTCCCTTAGCGTCTCGCGTTGCGGATTTAGGCAAAGTGGTTTATCACAACCAACTAGGCAATCAACTCGATCGTACTCAGCGCGTTCAAGGCATTGCTACGGGTATCGCCAAAAAACTCCAGGCCGATGAAAAGCTAGCTAGTCGCGCTGCAGAAATTGCCAAAACAGACTTATTGACTGATATGGTTGGAGAGTTTCCAGAACTCCAAGGCATCATGGGTTCGTACTATGCGACACATGATGGAGAAAATGCAGAGGTTGCTGCAGCCTGTAGCGAGCACTATATGCCACGCTTTGCCGGAGATACTCTGCCAAAGTCTCAAGCGGGCACCATTCTCGCAATTGCTGACAAGTTAGAAACTCTCGTTGGTATCTGGGGGGTAGGTCTAGCACCAACTGGTGACAAAGACCCATATGCATTACGCCGTCATGCACTCGGTATTTGCCGCTTGCTCTTAGAGAAAAATCTTTCCTTAAGCCTGCCCGACTTAATTGAACTAGCGCGCTCACAGTTTTCTCAGAAAGATGTCCAAGAGAAAGCAAATGCCGCTGATATCTATGAGTTCATCATCGATCGTCTACGCGCATACTTAAGAGATCAATCCATCGCTGGCAAGCCTTTTACAAGTGCGGAGATTGACGCAGTACTAAGCCAGTCCCCAGCACAGATCAATGACCTCATAGAGCGCTTAAATGCCCTGCGTGAATTTAATGTCCTACCGCAAGCCGCTCAATTAGCCGCAGCCAATAAGCGTATTAGTAATATTCTTAAGAAAACAACTACCGCCATCCCTATAGGTTGCTCAAATAAGCTCTTGCAGATTCCTGCTGAGATTGCTTTGCATCAGGCTTTGGAACAAGTTACTCCAGCTTTAAACGCGGCTTATGACAAACGTCAATTTGTAGAGTTGTTAAAAGCCCTTGTCGCCTTGAGTGAGCCAATTGATCAGTTCTTTGCGGACGTTATGGTCATGGATCCTAATCCTGAACTTCGCGATAACCGTTTAGCGCTTCTGCAACAACTTCACCAGAAAATGAATCTCGTTGCCGATCTCGGCAAATTAGCATGA
- a CDS encoding membrane lipoprotein lipid attachment site-containing protein, with amino-acid sequence MKKIIAITVATLAIAGCSNMSNTEQRTLSGAGIGAAAGAVGTAIFHGNPIWGAVGGAAVGAASGYVYDAYKKEQASEYNSGYNAGKNNQPAKAPN; translated from the coding sequence ATGAAAAAAATTATCGCGATTACTGTAGCAACTCTCGCAATTGCTGGTTGCTCTAATATGAGCAACACTGAGCAACGTACATTATCTGGCGCAGGTATTGGTGCTGCAGCTGGCGCAGTTGGCACTGCCATTTTCCACGGCAACCCAATCTGGGGCGCAGTAGGTGGTGCAGCTGTAGGCGCAGCATCTGGCTACGTCTATGACGCATACAAAAAAGAGCAAGCCTCTGAGTACAACTCTGGATACAACGCTGGCAAAAATAATCAGCCCGCCAAAGCACCAAACTAA
- a CDS encoding putative Na+/H+ antiporter, which produces MNFTPTELGASIIFAIAVLHTFCTSYFESLAKKIPRHSGLWHLLGEVEIVFGFWAAVLIIYITFVDHLGAAKTYLDQRNFTEPLFVFAIMIVAGSKPILYLSTALLHTIAKGLQVILRSRSAPTLYFLTLGLTPLLGSLITEPAAMTLAAFLLRDLVYRHQCSKALLFGTLGVLFVNISIGGTLTNFAAPPVLMVASTWGWSSAFMFSHFGIESCIAIFINALGATLLFRNQLVEPSESHKPSRIPLAVIAMHLLFLLGVVVFAHDPIIFMWLLLFFIGYTSAYPKHQSPLILKEALLVGFFLAGLVVLGALQGWWLQPLLEMMSPTAVFYGSLALTAITDNAALTYLGSLVTGTSPEFKLALVGGAVAGGGLTVIANAPNPAGIAILRSHFPGGAVSAVYLFLAALPPTLVAIAAYRLL; this is translated from the coding sequence ATGAACTTTACCCCTACAGAACTTGGTGCAAGCATTATTTTTGCAATTGCTGTTTTACATACCTTTTGCACAAGTTATTTCGAATCACTCGCCAAAAAAATACCAAGGCATTCTGGTCTTTGGCATCTCCTGGGTGAAGTAGAAATCGTTTTTGGCTTTTGGGCTGCTGTACTCATTATCTATATCACTTTTGTCGATCATCTAGGTGCTGCAAAAACGTATCTTGATCAGCGTAACTTTACAGAACCTCTATTCGTGTTTGCCATCATGATTGTGGCTGGCAGCAAACCCATTTTGTATCTTTCGACAGCACTTTTGCACACGATTGCCAAAGGTCTACAAGTCATACTGCGAAGCCGTAGCGCACCAACACTGTACTTTTTGACTTTAGGACTCACGCCGCTCTTAGGCTCTCTCATTACTGAACCAGCAGCGATGACTTTGGCGGCTTTTTTACTGCGCGATTTGGTATACCGCCATCAATGTTCTAAAGCTTTGCTATTCGGGACTTTAGGTGTGCTGTTTGTCAACATCTCTATTGGTGGAACGCTGACCAACTTTGCAGCCCCACCAGTACTCATGGTGGCATCTACTTGGGGCTGGAGTTCTGCTTTTATGTTTAGTCATTTTGGTATTGAGTCTTGTATTGCGATTTTTATCAATGCGCTTGGCGCAACGCTCTTATTTCGTAACCAGTTAGTTGAACCCAGCGAATCGCACAAACCTTCCAGAATTCCACTTGCCGTGATTGCAATGCACTTACTCTTTTTATTGGGTGTAGTTGTCTTCGCGCATGACCCCATTATTTTTATGTGGCTCTTATTATTTTTTATTGGTTACACGAGCGCCTACCCCAAACATCAAAGCCCGCTCATTCTCAAAGAAGCGCTTTTAGTGGGCTTCTTCTTAGCAGGATTAGTAGTCTTGGGTGCTTTACAGGGCTGGTGGTTACAACCTCTACTAGAAATGATGAGTCCCACAGCTGTCTTTTATGGAAGCCTTGCCTTAACTGCCATTACCGATAACGCCGCGCTGACTTACTTAGGATCACTTGTAACAGGCACCTCGCCCGAGTTCAAATTGGCGCTAGTAGGTGGCGCAGTTGCTGGCGGAGGATTAACAGTCATCGCTAACGCGCCCAATCCTGCGGGTATTGCAATCCTGCGCAGCCATTTTCCTGGGGGTGCAGTTTCAGCTGTTTACCTATTCCTTGCTGCATTGCCACCTACATTGGTGGCCATTGCCGCCTATCGCCTCCTATAG